From Paraburkholderia sabiae, a single genomic window includes:
- a CDS encoding nitroreductase — MNVSEAVSSRKSVRQFLPTPVASDVIRRVLATAARSPSGGNLQPWHVHVVGGDALARLKHIMRERIADVPGGEEMEYDIYPPSLHSPYRERRFQVGEDLYRSIGIARENRPARLAQFARNFMFFDAPLALFCTVDRRMGPPQWSDLGMFMQTIMLLLREEGLHSCAQECWAQYPTTIGAFLDLPDDRMLFSGMAIGYEDTNAAINQWRAQRTPLDEFAQFIGI, encoded by the coding sequence GTGAACGTCAGTGAAGCCGTCAGCAGCCGCAAATCCGTCCGTCAGTTTCTCCCTACGCCCGTCGCGTCCGACGTGATTCGCCGCGTGCTCGCGACGGCCGCGCGCTCGCCTTCGGGCGGCAATCTGCAGCCGTGGCATGTCCATGTGGTGGGAGGCGACGCGCTCGCGCGTCTCAAGCACATCATGCGCGAGCGCATCGCGGATGTGCCCGGCGGCGAAGAGATGGAATACGACATCTATCCGCCGAGCCTGCATTCGCCGTATCGCGAGCGGCGCTTTCAGGTCGGCGAGGATCTTTACCGCAGCATCGGCATTGCGCGCGAAAACCGTCCCGCGCGACTTGCACAGTTCGCGCGCAACTTCATGTTCTTCGACGCGCCGCTCGCGCTCTTCTGCACCGTCGACCGGCGCATGGGCCCGCCGCAATGGTCCGATCTCGGCATGTTCATGCAGACGATCATGCTGCTGTTGCGCGAAGAGGGCCTGCATAGCTGCGCGCAGGAATGCTGGGCGCAATATCCGACGACGATCGGCGCATTTCTCGATCTGCCCGATGACCGCATGCTGTTCAGCGGCATGGCGATCGGCTATGAAGACACGAACGCCGCGATCAACCAGTGGCGCGCGCAGCGCACGCCGCTCGACGAGTTCGCGCAGTTCATCGGCATATGA
- a CDS encoding catalase, with amino-acid sequence MNKLTTAFGAPVVDNQNIQTAGPRGPALLQDVWFLEKLAHFDREVIPERRMHAKGSGAFGTFTVTHDITKYTRAKIFSQIGKKTELFARFSTVAGERGAADAERDIRGFAVKFYTEEGNWDLVGNNTPVFFLRDPLKFPDLNHAVKRDPRTGLRSAENNWDFWTQLPEALHQVTIVMSDRGIPKTFRHMHGFGSHTFSFINADKERFWVKFHLHTQQGIENLSDAEAAALVGSDRESSHRDLYESIENKAFPKWTMYVQVMPEKDASTTPYNPFDLTKIWPKKDYPLIEVGVMELNRNAENHFADVEQAAFNPANVVPGISFSPDKMLQGRLFSYGDAQRYRLGVNHSLIPVNAPKCPVHSYHRDGFMRVDGNAGGATPYNPNTRGEWVDQPDFSEPPLSIEGAADHWNHRVDDDYFSQPGNLFRLMSAEKKQALFDNTARSLAGVSEPIQKLHIEHCTKADPAYGQGVAAALESVKKESATPNRAL; translated from the coding sequence GTGAACAAGTTGACGACTGCTTTTGGCGCACCCGTTGTAGACAATCAGAACATTCAGACGGCCGGGCCGCGCGGCCCTGCGTTGCTGCAGGACGTGTGGTTCCTCGAGAAACTCGCGCACTTCGACCGCGAAGTGATCCCCGAGCGCCGCATGCACGCGAAAGGCTCGGGCGCCTTCGGCACGTTCACGGTCACGCACGACATCACGAAGTACACGCGCGCCAAGATCTTTTCGCAGATCGGCAAGAAGACGGAACTGTTCGCACGCTTCTCGACGGTTGCGGGCGAACGCGGTGCCGCCGATGCTGAGCGCGACATCCGTGGTTTTGCCGTGAAGTTCTACACGGAAGAAGGCAACTGGGACCTCGTCGGCAATAACACGCCTGTGTTCTTCCTGCGCGATCCGCTGAAGTTCCCCGACCTGAATCACGCCGTCAAGCGCGACCCGCGTACGGGCCTGCGCAGCGCCGAAAACAACTGGGACTTCTGGACGCAACTGCCCGAAGCGCTGCATCAGGTGACGATCGTGATGAGCGATCGCGGCATTCCGAAGACGTTCCGTCATATGCACGGCTTCGGCAGCCACACGTTCAGCTTCATCAATGCAGACAAGGAGCGCTTCTGGGTCAAGTTCCATCTGCATACGCAACAGGGCATCGAAAATCTTAGCGATGCGGAAGCGGCGGCACTCGTCGGTAGCGATCGCGAAAGCTCGCATCGCGACCTGTACGAATCGATCGAAAACAAGGCGTTCCCGAAGTGGACGATGTACGTGCAGGTGATGCCGGAGAAGGACGCATCGACGACGCCGTACAACCCGTTCGATCTGACCAAGATCTGGCCGAAGAAGGACTATCCGCTGATCGAAGTGGGCGTGATGGAATTGAATCGCAACGCGGAAAATCATTTCGCCGACGTCGAGCAGGCCGCGTTCAATCCCGCGAACGTCGTGCCAGGCATCAGCTTTTCGCCGGACAAGATGCTGCAAGGCCGCCTGTTCTCTTACGGCGATGCGCAGCGTTATCGCCTGGGCGTGAATCACAGCCTGATTCCCGTCAACGCGCCGAAGTGCCCGGTGCACAGCTATCATCGCGACGGCTTCATGCGCGTCGATGGCAACGCGGGCGGCGCGACGCCGTATAACCCGAACACGCGCGGCGAATGGGTCGATCAGCCGGATTTCAGCGAGCCGCCGCTGTCGATCGAAGGTGCCGCCGATCACTGGAACCACCGCGTCGACGACGACTACTTCTCGCAGCCGGGCAATCTGTTCCGCCTGATGTCGGCCGAGAAGAAGCAGGCGCTGTTCGACAACACGGCGCGTTCGCTGGCGGGCGTGTCGGAGCCGATCCAGAAGCTGCATATCGAGCACTGCACGAAGGCCGATCCCGCATATGGGCAAGGCGTGGCGGCTGCGCTGGAGTCGGTGAAGAAGGAAAGCGCGACGCCGAACCGCGCGCTGTAA
- the sapR gene encoding sap1 transcriptional regulator SapR, which produces MSTAFAHTVEASFATLTPTAKRIASYMLANLERLGLETADQIAQQTGTSGISVGRFLRSVGYRNLDDLKRELRGAQSRPWFITDRLDAYRSERDSSDTNGLDVSDPTPASSLDLEVDAIRYVYQLAQGETFARIAQRIAEADAVFILGIQSTRGISNAFYSYLEYLRPRVFYSDGMSGSYVDSLNSEFASPYLIVTDTRAYSRIARRYCEAAARRELPFALVTDLYCPWAREFACDLIQVKTDVGQFWDSLAPLTCMFNLLLTSIVERLGPAIDERVARNRELQRELDQFDL; this is translated from the coding sequence ATGTCCACCGCGTTCGCCCACACAGTCGAAGCAAGCTTTGCGACGCTCACGCCCACGGCCAAGCGGATCGCCAGCTATATGCTGGCGAATCTCGAACGCCTCGGCCTGGAGACGGCGGATCAGATCGCGCAGCAGACGGGCACGAGCGGCATTTCGGTGGGACGCTTTCTTCGCAGCGTCGGCTATCGCAATCTCGACGACCTGAAGCGCGAACTTCGCGGCGCGCAGTCGCGTCCGTGGTTCATCACGGACCGGCTCGACGCTTACCGCAGTGAGCGCGACAGCAGCGACACGAACGGCCTCGACGTAAGCGACCCAACTCCCGCGAGTTCGCTCGATCTCGAAGTCGACGCAATCCGCTATGTCTATCAACTCGCGCAAGGCGAAACCTTCGCGCGCATTGCACAGCGCATTGCCGAAGCCGATGCCGTTTTCATCCTCGGCATCCAGTCGACGCGCGGCATCTCCAATGCGTTCTACAGTTACCTCGAATATCTGCGACCGCGCGTGTTCTATTCCGACGGCATGTCCGGCTCGTATGTGGACTCGCTCAATTCGGAGTTCGCGTCGCCTTACCTGATCGTCACCGACACACGCGCCTATTCGCGCATCGCGCGCCGCTATTGCGAAGCCGCGGCGCGGCGCGAGTTGCCCTTTGCACTCGTCACCGATCTGTATTGCCCCTGGGCGCGCGAGTTTGCTTGCGATCTGATCCAGGTCAAGACGGATGTCGGCCAGTTCTGGGACTCGCTTGCGCCGCTCACGTGCATGTTTAATCTCTTGCTGACATCGATTGTCGAACGGCTCGGCCCCGCCATCGACGAACGCG
- a CDS encoding linear amide C-N hydrolase: MRTPFAKFSAAFTALAALFIALTADACTRALYVGDGNLVITGRTMDWSEDMMSNLWVFPAGIERDGRAGPRSPRWKAKYGSVVVSGYEIGSVDGMNERGLVANALYLSETDYGKPDPTRAPMSISLWAQYALDNFSTVAEAVDVLGKEPFQIIAPPLPNGKPLTIHLSLSDASGDSAILEYLDGKLVIHHGKSYRIMTNSPIYSEQLALDTYWRGVGGQTFLPGTNRAADRFVRASFLLDAIPKKLDPNYIVGVPNRSYAYQAVAGVMSVMRSVSVPLGISTPDQPNLSSTIWRTVADETNLIYYFDSATRPDTFWVDLHKLNLKPGAPVLKLTIDRGQVFSGEVSGQFVPTPSFTFMPAKAS; the protein is encoded by the coding sequence ATGCGTACACCGTTCGCGAAGTTCTCCGCTGCATTCACGGCGCTTGCCGCGCTTTTCATTGCCTTGACGGCCGACGCGTGCACCCGCGCGCTATACGTCGGCGACGGCAATCTCGTCATTACGGGCCGCACGATGGACTGGTCCGAAGACATGATGTCGAACCTATGGGTGTTCCCCGCGGGCATCGAACGCGATGGACGCGCGGGCCCGCGTTCTCCGCGCTGGAAAGCGAAATACGGCAGCGTGGTCGTGTCGGGCTATGAAATAGGCAGCGTCGACGGCATGAACGAGCGCGGGCTGGTGGCGAACGCGCTTTACTTGTCGGAGACGGATTACGGCAAGCCCGACCCCACGCGCGCGCCGATGTCGATCAGCCTGTGGGCGCAATATGCGCTCGACAACTTCTCGACGGTCGCCGAGGCCGTCGACGTGCTCGGCAAAGAGCCGTTCCAGATCATCGCGCCACCGCTGCCGAACGGCAAGCCGCTCACCATTCATCTGTCGCTGTCGGACGCGAGCGGCGATTCCGCGATCCTCGAGTATCTGGACGGCAAGCTCGTGATTCATCACGGCAAGTCGTACAGGATCATGACGAATTCGCCGATCTACAGCGAGCAGCTTGCGCTCGATACGTATTGGCGCGGCGTCGGTGGCCAGACGTTTTTGCCCGGCACGAATCGCGCCGCCGATCGTTTCGTGCGTGCGTCCTTCCTGCTCGACGCGATTCCAAAGAAGCTCGATCCGAACTATATCGTCGGCGTGCCGAACCGCTCGTATGCATATCAGGCCGTGGCAGGCGTGATGAGCGTGATGCGTTCGGTCAGCGTGCCGCTCGGCATCAGCACGCCGGATCAGCCGAATCTTTCGTCGACGATCTGGCGCACCGTCGCCGATGAAACCAACCTCATCTATTACTTCGATTCGGCAACACGGCCTGACACGTTCTGGGTCGATCTGCACAAGCTGAATCTGAAGCCGGGCGCGCCTGTGCTCAAGCTCACCATCGACAGAGGCCAGGTTTTTTCAGGCGAGGTGTCGGGGCAATTCGTGCCGACGCCTTCATTCACGTTCATGCCGGCGAAAGCGTCGTGA
- a CDS encoding GAF domain-containing protein, giving the protein MFESTINTALPKAEFYQELASQARSLLEGEANQIANAANLSALIFHSLPQLNWVGFYFALDGELVVGPFQGKPACVRIPMGRGVCGTAAQTRETQVVPDVDAFPGHIACDSASRSEIVIPLQKANGELVGVLDIDSPVLERFDDEDRRGLEEVAKIFVASLG; this is encoded by the coding sequence ATGTTCGAATCCACCATCAATACCGCGCTGCCCAAGGCCGAGTTCTATCAGGAACTGGCGTCGCAGGCGCGCTCGCTTCTCGAAGGCGAAGCGAATCAGATCGCCAATGCGGCCAATCTGTCGGCGCTGATCTTTCACAGCCTGCCGCAGCTGAACTGGGTGGGTTTTTATTTCGCGCTCGACGGCGAACTGGTCGTCGGTCCGTTTCAGGGCAAGCCCGCCTGCGTGCGCATTCCGATGGGACGCGGCGTATGCGGCACCGCTGCGCAAACGCGCGAAACGCAGGTCGTGCCGGACGTGGATGCGTTTCCTGGGCACATTGCGTGCGATTCGGCATCGCGCTCGGAGATCGTGATTCCGCTGCAAAAGGCGAATGGCGAACTGGTCGGCGTGCTCGATATCGACAGCCCGGTGCTCGAACGTTTCGACGACGAAGACCGGCGTGGACTCGAAGAAGTCGCGAAGATTTTCGTGGCGTCGCTGGGCTAA